Proteins encoded by one window of Geobacter sp. DSM 9736:
- a CDS encoding NADP-dependent malic enzyme, with protein sequence MSKKQEALDYHSSGRKGKIEVISSKPCSTSRDLSLAYSPGVAEPCLEIEKNPEDAYKYTAKGNLVAVISNGTAVLGLGNIGALAGKPVMEGKGILFKRFADIDVFDIEINSEDPDEVIRTCQLLEPTFGGINLEDIKAPECFYIEEELKKTMNIPVFHDDQHGTAIISAAGLINALELIGKKMEEIRLVVNGAGASAIACANLAISLGLKKENLIMCDTKGVIYKGRTDGMNKYKERFAVDTPLRTLEEAAEGADVLFGLSSKGAFTPDMVRKMAANPIIFAMANPDPEITPEEARAVRGDVLVATGRSDYPNQVNNVLGFPFIFRGALDVRATTINEDMKKAAVFALADLAREECPDSVCRAYGNKKFTFGPEYIIPKPFDPRALLRVAPAVAKAAMDSGVARQPIQDLAKYVEQLESLQGMAKETLRMIINKAKSDPKRIVFVEGDNEKILRAAHILVEEGIAHPILVGNEEKIRSVIAELGLDLNGNVQVINPATFERAEEYAQELFQLRQRKGMTLSEARRLVTRKSRTHFGCMMVRMGDADTLLSGIDTHYPETIRPALEVIGKQEGLSSVHGLYLMVSKKGIFLLADTTVCIEPTPEELAETAILAAEKARMLDIEPKIAMLSFSNFGSVQHPQTLKVKRAVEIVKERAPGLIVDGEMQADTAVITEMLEKSFPFAALKAQANTLIFPDLNSGNICYKLLHHIGGAETVGPILMGMKKPVHVLQRGDDVSDIVNMAAIAVVDAQG encoded by the coding sequence CGCCAGGCGTCGCCGAGCCGTGCCTTGAAATAGAGAAGAACCCGGAAGATGCGTACAAATATACCGCCAAGGGCAACCTCGTAGCCGTCATTTCAAACGGGACCGCCGTCCTTGGCCTTGGTAACATCGGCGCTCTCGCAGGAAAACCGGTGATGGAAGGAAAGGGAATACTCTTCAAGAGGTTTGCGGATATTGATGTCTTCGATATAGAAATCAACAGCGAAGACCCCGATGAAGTCATACGTACATGCCAGCTCCTCGAACCCACCTTCGGCGGCATCAACCTGGAAGACATCAAAGCTCCCGAGTGCTTTTACATCGAGGAGGAGCTGAAGAAAACGATGAACATCCCTGTCTTCCACGATGACCAGCACGGCACCGCCATCATATCCGCAGCCGGACTGATCAATGCGCTGGAGCTGATCGGCAAGAAAATGGAGGAGATCCGGCTGGTCGTCAACGGCGCCGGTGCCTCCGCCATCGCGTGCGCCAACCTTGCCATATCTCTCGGATTGAAGAAGGAAAACCTCATAATGTGCGACACCAAGGGGGTCATCTACAAGGGGCGCACAGACGGTATGAACAAGTACAAAGAACGGTTCGCGGTCGACACCCCGCTGCGAACCCTGGAAGAGGCTGCGGAAGGCGCCGACGTGCTGTTCGGGCTCTCGTCAAAGGGTGCCTTCACCCCCGACATGGTCCGCAAAATGGCCGCCAATCCCATCATCTTCGCCATGGCTAACCCGGATCCGGAGATCACTCCGGAAGAAGCGCGTGCGGTACGTGGCGACGTCCTTGTCGCCACCGGCCGTTCCGACTACCCGAACCAGGTGAACAATGTCCTCGGCTTCCCCTTCATCTTCCGGGGCGCACTTGATGTACGTGCGACAACCATCAATGAGGATATGAAAAAGGCAGCCGTCTTCGCCCTTGCCGACCTGGCGCGAGAGGAATGCCCCGACTCCGTCTGCCGGGCATATGGAAATAAGAAATTCACTTTCGGCCCAGAATACATCATACCCAAGCCCTTCGATCCCCGGGCGCTTCTGAGGGTTGCCCCGGCAGTAGCCAAGGCCGCCATGGACTCCGGGGTTGCCCGCCAACCGATACAGGACCTGGCGAAATACGTAGAGCAACTCGAATCGCTCCAGGGAATGGCGAAAGAAACCCTCAGAATGATCATCAACAAGGCGAAGAGCGACCCGAAACGCATCGTCTTCGTCGAAGGTGACAACGAGAAGATACTGCGCGCAGCTCATATCCTGGTGGAAGAGGGAATCGCACATCCGATACTCGTCGGGAACGAGGAGAAGATACGGAGCGTCATCGCTGAACTTGGCCTTGATCTGAACGGCAACGTCCAGGTCATCAATCCCGCCACCTTCGAACGGGCGGAAGAGTACGCACAGGAGCTCTTCCAGCTGCGGCAACGGAAGGGAATGACGCTGTCCGAAGCGCGGCGGCTGGTGACGCGGAAATCCCGCACCCATTTCGGCTGTATGATGGTCCGCATGGGAGACGCTGACACCCTTCTGTCGGGCATCGACACCCACTACCCAGAAACGATACGTCCCGCCCTGGAAGTTATAGGGAAGCAGGAGGGGCTTTCCAGCGTCCACGGCCTGTACCTCATGGTATCGAAGAAAGGAATTTTCCTGCTTGCGGATACCACAGTCTGCATCGAACCCACACCGGAAGAGTTGGCCGAGACCGCCATTCTCGCCGCGGAAAAAGCGAGAATGCTGGATATAGAACCGAAGATCGCCATGCTCTCCTTCTCGAACTTCGGTTCGGTGCAGCATCCCCAGACGCTCAAAGTGAAGCGTGCCGTGGAGATCGTCAAGGAACGCGCTCCGGGACTCATTGTAGATGGCGAAATGCAGGCCGACACCGCAGTGATAACAGAGATGCTCGAGAAGAGCTTTCCCTTTGCGGCTCTCAAAGCACAGGCCAACACCCTCATCTTCCCCGACCTAAACTCCGGGAATATCTGCTACAAGCTCCTTCATCATATAGGGGGAGCTGAAACTGTAGGCCCGATCCTGATGGGAATGAAAAAACCTGTGCACGTGCTGCAGCGTGGAGACGATGTATCGGATATCGTAAACATGGCTGCCATTGCGGTGGTCGACGCACAAGGATAA
- a CDS encoding TonB C-terminal domain-containing protein has product MNREQTSQFPLFANGGGNERFSRMVVFSLLVHVFFSFAFLMMQRGSGGAPVVQYLDLKMMEPVAAPAEQAAPAVPAEKTPAPAEIQEEQPAPPAETAAEAAPPRQQGFQQASLQFGIANGHFGSISDGRTLRDDMREYYLSMLAQFNESWWEQKGKETVVQRGAVMMVTVSRDGAIVDMKLLQGSGNVAEDRLMVQALQAAGPLAPLPDSYEGDFFTAPLRFVPPLNLMAPFSG; this is encoded by the coding sequence ATGAATCGAGAGCAGACGTCCCAATTCCCCCTGTTCGCAAACGGAGGGGGCAATGAGCGTTTCAGCCGTATGGTGGTGTTTTCGCTGCTGGTGCACGTGTTTTTCTCTTTTGCATTTCTCATGATGCAGAGAGGATCGGGGGGAGCCCCGGTGGTGCAATACTTGGACTTGAAGATGATGGAACCGGTCGCGGCCCCTGCCGAACAGGCAGCGCCCGCCGTACCTGCAGAAAAAACGCCTGCTCCCGCTGAGATCCAGGAAGAGCAACCTGCCCCGCCGGCTGAAACAGCCGCGGAAGCCGCCCCCCCCCGTCAGCAGGGGTTTCAGCAGGCGTCCCTCCAGTTCGGCATCGCCAATGGTCATTTCGGCAGCATTTCCGATGGCAGGACGCTGCGCGATGACATGCGGGAGTACTATCTCTCGATGCTGGCACAGTTCAACGAAAGCTGGTGGGAACAAAAAGGGAAGGAAACTGTTGTACAGCGCGGCGCAGTAATGATGGTGACCGTATCACGAGATGGTGCCATCGTCGACATGAAGCTGCTGCAAGGCTCCGGAAATGTGGCTGAGGACCGCCTCATGGTGCAGGCGCTGCAGGCGGCAGGACCGCTTGCCCCGCTGCCGGACAGCTACGAAGGGGACTTCTTCACGGCACCGCTCCGTTTCGTTCCGCCATTGAACCTGATGGCACCCTTCTCAGGCTAG
- a CDS encoding tetratricopeptide repeat protein — protein sequence MSTRKDKLIESAGKLIAKGQLDRAIREYEQVVGLDPADIKARQKLAELLVRVGRHKEAIAAYEAIGTFYADNGYHLKAIAVYKQIQKLDPADIRTAFKLAELNREYGFTGNALSEYGVVLLRYREAGDLEGSVAVLEKMIQIDSDNPDTRLLLAETRYDSGLTEEAYGDFTAHAMLLLRRGEMPAYDRACARIQKLFPDRNDYLLNMLSVRIDQGDAAGVLPQLRDLVATAPDDPKPWRLLADAYRSTADRAGLKSLFRKMSAQFITDPYPRQALIELMLEDGGGEEALSQLDIFVPDFIRISEFDVPERLYIALSERYPEYQARILQSVSELYEAGGDTAKLQEAVRRLQLLKGPDALAENGSPVSSAADPGEPYVAKEPEDEWEEELDLSLIDEVAQGGGPGVITPAFHDQVGGSDSCTGRAESSNPPSDAVEVEVDFGEDWGMMHEESVHGSGPVSGDADLPTFIEFSDAVDNLFGGGFAGGSPGEGFSGDLQLSPGATSGEERGGDDAQAHYDLGLAYKEMRLFDEAIAEFRMAAGDPLKKGVCLVLEGICYREKGEAQKAEEVLRAALSREGATQEEAAGASYELSRLCAAAGRSEEAELLLKQAASLSPDFRDLHVR from the coding sequence GTGAGCACACGCAAAGATAAATTGATCGAGAGTGCCGGAAAATTGATCGCCAAAGGGCAGTTGGATCGCGCGATCAGGGAGTACGAACAGGTCGTAGGTCTTGATCCTGCTGATATCAAGGCCCGCCAGAAGCTTGCGGAGCTCTTGGTCCGTGTGGGCCGCCACAAAGAGGCAATCGCTGCATACGAAGCGATAGGGACTTTCTACGCCGACAACGGCTACCACTTGAAGGCTATAGCGGTCTACAAGCAAATCCAGAAGCTCGATCCGGCCGATATCCGCACCGCTTTCAAACTTGCAGAGCTGAACCGTGAATATGGTTTTACCGGAAATGCCCTTAGCGAGTATGGAGTCGTTCTTCTCCGTTATCGGGAAGCCGGGGATCTCGAAGGCTCCGTGGCTGTCCTGGAGAAGATGATTCAGATCGACTCCGATAATCCTGATACACGGCTGCTGCTGGCTGAAACACGGTACGATTCAGGACTCACTGAGGAGGCTTACGGCGACTTCACTGCCCATGCGATGTTGCTTCTAAGGCGAGGTGAGATGCCTGCCTATGACAGAGCCTGTGCCCGAATTCAGAAGCTCTTCCCGGACCGGAATGATTACCTGCTGAACATGCTTTCTGTAAGGATTGATCAGGGCGATGCCGCAGGGGTTCTGCCGCAGCTCAGGGATCTGGTGGCGACTGCCCCGGATGATCCGAAGCCATGGCGTCTGCTGGCAGATGCCTACCGCAGCACAGCAGATCGCGCTGGTCTGAAGAGCCTCTTCCGCAAGATGTCCGCCCAGTTCATCACCGATCCCTATCCGCGTCAAGCCCTGATTGAGCTGATGCTTGAAGACGGAGGGGGGGAAGAGGCCCTGTCCCAGTTGGATATTTTCGTACCCGACTTCATACGGATCTCCGAGTTCGATGTGCCCGAGCGCCTATATATTGCCCTGTCCGAAAGGTATCCGGAGTACCAGGCAAGAATTCTTCAATCCGTGTCGGAGTTGTACGAGGCAGGGGGGGATACGGCTAAGCTCCAAGAAGCAGTACGGAGACTTCAGCTGCTGAAGGGACCTGATGCCCTTGCGGAAAATGGGTCTCCTGTATCTTCTGCCGCAGACCCCGGAGAACCGTACGTTGCCAAGGAGCCGGAGGATGAGTGGGAAGAGGAGCTTGACCTCTCTCTCATCGATGAAGTAGCTCAGGGAGGCGGCCCGGGTGTCATTACGCCGGCATTTCACGATCAGGTTGGTGGAAGTGACAGCTGTACGGGAAGAGCGGAATCTTCTAATCCCCCTTCAGATGCTGTTGAGGTCGAGGTCGATTTCGGCGAAGACTGGGGGATGATGCATGAAGAGTCGGTTCATGGAAGCGGCCCTGTTTCCGGAGATGCTGACCTGCCTACTTTCATTGAATTCTCCGATGCAGTAGATAATCTCTTTGGTGGAGGGTTCGCAGGCGGGTCCCCAGGGGAAGGCTTTTCAGGTGATTTGCAGCTTTCCCCAGGCGCGACAAGCGGGGAAGAGCGGGGAGGGGACGATGCTCAGGCGCACTACGACCTCGGATTGGCTTACAAGGAAATGAGGCTTTTCGACGAAGCGATCGCGGAGTTCAGGATGGCGGCTGGAGACCCACTCAAGAAAGGCGTGTGTCTTGTTCTTGAAGGCATCTGTTACCGTGAGAAGGGTGAGGCACAGAAAGCGGAGGAGGTTTTGCGTGCGGCCCTCTCCAGAGAAGGGGCAACCCAGGAGGAGGCAGCCGGAGCTTCATACGAGCTCTCTAGGCTCTGCGCAGCCGCTGGCCGTTCGGAGGAAGCGGAACTCCTACTGAAACAGGCAGCTTCCCTCTCTCCCGACTTTCGAGATCTGCACGTTCGGTAG
- a CDS encoding sulfite exporter TauE/SafE family protein, giving the protein MIYWMAYLLVGSCAGILAGLLGVGGGIIIVPMLTFLFSMENMPAEHIAHLSLGTSLASIVFTSISSFRTHHAHGAVKWQIVRRISPGIVAGTLFGSWVAARLTTGFLKGFFVLFIYVVAVQMLLNVKPAPHRELPGVPGMSFSGSIIGCISSLVGIGGGSMSVPFMLWCNTPLHIAIGTSAAIGLPIAAAGAIGYIANGLAASNLPSMSAGFVYIPALIGISGASICTAPIGARLAHRLPVLHLKRIFAIMLIGIGTKMLLSLG; this is encoded by the coding sequence ATGATCTATTGGATGGCCTATCTGCTAGTCGGATCGTGCGCAGGGATTCTTGCCGGACTTCTGGGGGTCGGAGGAGGAATCATCATAGTACCTATGCTGACCTTTCTCTTCAGCATGGAGAACATGCCTGCGGAACATATCGCTCATCTTTCTCTCGGTACGTCCCTCGCCAGCATCGTCTTTACCTCGATATCCAGTTTCCGCACCCACCATGCACATGGGGCAGTGAAGTGGCAGATCGTAAGGAGGATTTCTCCCGGCATCGTCGCCGGCACCCTTTTCGGCTCCTGGGTTGCCGCCCGTCTCACCACCGGATTCCTCAAGGGATTCTTTGTCCTGTTTATCTACGTCGTGGCCGTTCAAATGCTCCTAAACGTCAAACCCGCTCCTCACCGTGAACTTCCGGGAGTGCCAGGGATGTCGTTTTCGGGTAGCATCATAGGCTGCATTTCGAGCCTCGTCGGTATTGGCGGTGGGAGCATGTCCGTGCCCTTCATGCTCTGGTGCAATACGCCTCTGCACATCGCCATCGGCACATCTGCAGCCATAGGGCTCCCAATCGCCGCAGCCGGAGCCATCGGTTATATCGCCAACGGTCTCGCTGCTTCCAATCTACCCTCGATGAGTGCAGGCTTTGTTTATATTCCAGCATTGATAGGTATTTCCGGTGCTAGCATCTGCACCGCCCCCATAGGAGCAAGGCTCGCCCACAGGCTGCCGGTGCTTCACCTTAAAAGGATCTTCGCGATCATGCTTATCGGGATCGGAACGAAGATGCTGCTCTCTCTCGGTTGA
- a CDS encoding ABC transporter ATP-binding protein — protein MAIIAVNHISKQYRSGDETVEALSGVSIGIDEGEFVTIMGQSGSGKSTLLAVLGGMNTPSDGTVEMAGTDIYALSGEKLADFRAENLGFVFQSFHLVPYLTALENVMLPLAIKKMKRSEKISAAREALMRVGLAGKGGRLPNQLSGGEQERVAIARAIVNRPRIILADEPTGNLDSKNSEEIMALFRDLNGEGQTVVMVTHNPENCAYSDRTIFLRDGKVVAEEEGVKPRKACRLSIAYKKVPKKC, from the coding sequence ATGGCAATAATAGCGGTAAATCATATCAGCAAGCAGTATCGGAGCGGCGACGAAACGGTCGAGGCGCTCTCAGGCGTCAGTATCGGAATCGACGAGGGTGAGTTCGTGACAATCATGGGCCAGTCGGGCTCGGGGAAAAGCACCCTTCTGGCCGTCCTCGGCGGCATGAACACCCCTTCGGACGGTACGGTGGAGATGGCCGGAACAGACATTTACGCCCTGAGCGGGGAGAAGCTTGCCGATTTCAGGGCTGAAAACCTGGGATTCGTCTTCCAGTCGTTTCACCTTGTTCCCTACCTGACAGCCCTCGAAAACGTAATGCTGCCCCTCGCCATCAAGAAAATGAAGCGTAGCGAGAAGATCTCGGCAGCCAGGGAAGCCCTGATGCGCGTCGGCCTTGCCGGAAAGGGGGGGCGTCTCCCCAATCAGCTTTCGGGGGGAGAGCAGGAGCGTGTGGCCATAGCACGCGCCATCGTCAACCGGCCGCGCATAATTCTTGCCGACGAGCCGACCGGGAATCTCGATTCCAAGAACAGCGAGGAAATCATGGCTCTTTTCCGGGATCTGAACGGCGAAGGGCAGACGGTGGTAATGGTGACGCACAACCCTGAGAACTGCGCCTATTCCGACCGGACGATTTTCCTCCGCGACGGGAAGGTAGTGGCCGAAGAGGAGGGGGTAAAGCCGCGGAAGGCTTGCCGCCTTTCCATCGCGTATAAAAAAGTTCCGAAAAAGTGTTGA
- a CDS encoding FtsX-like permease family protein: MKLHNISLNNLRRRKGKMAFLTLGLLVGIATIVTLITLTKSMEQDIERKMEEFGANILITPQSQDLAMNYGGISLGGITFDQREIHEQDLAKIKTIPNHRNISAVSPKVLGGVRIGDRNVLLVGVDFDMELKMKQWWSVFGETPKKEQDLLLGSDAAKALNVMTGDKVTIKGEEFGVAGILDQTGSQDDSLVFMALAKAQKVLGKEGKITLVEVAALCSGCPIGDMVTQIAEKLPEAKVSAIQQVVASRLHALDQFRRFSYAMAGVVGFIGSLIIFVTMMGSVNERTTEIGVFRAIGFRRSHIMRIILLEAALVGLLAGLLGYASGMGVAKAVLPFMAESGSAALVWDATVAAGAVALSLVLGLLASLYPALHASRMDPTEALRAL; the protein is encoded by the coding sequence ATGAAGCTACATAATATATCCCTCAACAATCTGCGCCGGCGGAAGGGAAAGATGGCTTTCCTGACCCTGGGGCTTCTGGTCGGCATCGCCACCATCGTAACCCTCATCACTCTGACCAAATCCATGGAGCAGGACATCGAGCGGAAGATGGAGGAATTCGGTGCCAATATCCTGATAACACCCCAGAGCCAGGATCTGGCGATGAACTACGGGGGGATCAGCCTCGGCGGCATAACGTTCGACCAGCGCGAGATCCACGAGCAGGACCTGGCGAAGATAAAGACTATCCCGAACCATCGCAATATCTCCGCCGTCTCTCCGAAGGTCTTGGGGGGAGTCCGCATCGGGGACAGGAATGTCCTGCTCGTCGGGGTCGACTTCGATATGGAACTGAAGATGAAGCAGTGGTGGAGCGTCTTCGGCGAAACCCCCAAAAAAGAGCAGGATCTTCTGCTGGGAAGCGATGCGGCAAAGGCTCTCAACGTGATGACGGGGGACAAGGTCACGATAAAGGGAGAAGAGTTCGGTGTGGCGGGTATTCTCGATCAGACCGGATCACAGGATGATTCTCTGGTGTTCATGGCTCTTGCCAAGGCTCAGAAGGTGCTGGGCAAGGAAGGGAAGATCACGCTTGTGGAGGTTGCGGCTCTCTGCTCCGGCTGTCCCATCGGAGATATGGTGACGCAGATAGCGGAAAAACTTCCTGAAGCCAAGGTCTCGGCAATTCAGCAGGTCGTAGCCAGCCGCCTCCACGCCCTCGATCAGTTCAGGCGGTTCTCATACGCAATGGCCGGAGTTGTCGGCTTTATCGGCTCGCTTATCATATTTGTGACCATGATGGGGAGCGTGAACGAGCGGACCACCGAGATCGGCGTCTTCCGTGCCATCGGGTTCCGCCGCAGCCATATCATGCGAATCATCCTTCTGGAGGCGGCTCTGGTTGGGCTGCTGGCGGGACTGCTCGGATATGCTTCCGGCATGGGAGTGGCGAAGGCGGTGCTCCCCTTCATGGCTGAAAGCGGCAGCGCCGCGCTCGTCTGGGATGCCACCGTTGCTGCCGGGGCGGTAGCGCTTTCTCTTGTTCTCGGCCTGCTTGCGAGCCTTTACCCTGCTCTGCACGCGAGCAGGATGGATCCTACGGAAGCGCTGCGTGCACTGTAA
- a CDS encoding DUF2318 domain-containing protein, producing the protein MKLKSLTISIIVLMVAAVAAAFTIPGMGKAQKVKAVNGAVTISSSNLNDGKARFYKINENGKEIVFFVVRAADGSVKAAFDACDACYREKKGYEQKGEVMVCRNCNMKFAIGRLGPNATGGCNPSYLPHREAGGNIIISVNDLKTGSRFF; encoded by the coding sequence ATGAAACTGAAATCGCTTACGATATCCATCATTGTGCTGATGGTGGCAGCAGTGGCGGCGGCGTTCACCATTCCGGGGATGGGAAAAGCCCAGAAGGTGAAAGCAGTCAACGGTGCGGTAACCATAAGTTCCTCAAACCTGAATGATGGCAAAGCCAGATTCTACAAGATAAACGAGAATGGAAAGGAGATCGTCTTTTTCGTAGTCAGAGCGGCTGACGGCTCCGTCAAGGCCGCCTTCGATGCCTGCGATGCCTGTTACCGCGAGAAGAAAGGGTACGAGCAGAAGGGGGAGGTAATGGTATGTCGCAACTGCAACATGAAGTTCGCCATCGGCAGACTCGGCCCCAACGCTACCGGCGGCTGCAATCCTTCCTACCTGCCGCACCGGGAAGCCGGAGGGAACATCATCATCAGCGTCAACGACCTGAAGACGGGAAGCCGCTTCTTCTGA
- a CDS encoding heavy-metal-associated domain-containing protein — protein MKRFSLRLAALVLVISALGAGAVFALVKRTPPADTVVVLRTMGMTCGACAGKITDALEGKGGIASVQVEVGEGRVAVAYDSGAVKPEAIAERVTALGYGSSILQVLPSERYDAASAGASAGQSGCGCCNKNK, from the coding sequence ATGAAGAGATTTTCGTTGAGGTTGGCGGCGCTGGTTCTAGTGATCAGTGCCCTTGGTGCAGGTGCGGTGTTCGCTCTGGTCAAGCGTACCCCTCCGGCGGATACGGTTGTCGTTCTCAGGACGATGGGGATGACATGTGGCGCCTGTGCGGGAAAAATCACCGATGCTCTCGAAGGCAAGGGGGGCATAGCTTCGGTACAGGTAGAGGTGGGAGAAGGGCGGGTTGCCGTTGCCTACGATTCCGGAGCCGTCAAGCCGGAAGCTATCGCGGAGCGGGTCACGGCGCTGGGGTATGGGAGCAGCATTCTTCAGGTCCTTCCGTCGGAGCGGTATGATGCTGCATCTGCCGGCGCTTCTGCCGGACAGTCTGGGTGCGGCTGCTGTAACAAGAACAAGTAA